CTCGAAGACGTGTACGTCCACCCCGCCGGAGACCACCTTGCCGTCCGCGCGCAGCAGCACCGCGCGCGGCGGCGCCGCGGTCAGCGCCGCGAGATCGGCGGCGAGCGAGTCGAGCAACGCCGTGTCGAACAGGTTCAGCGGCGGGTGGTCGACGCTGATCACCGCCACCTCCGCGCCGCCCGCGGTCTCGATGCGCTCCAGCCGAGTGGGTTTGGTTTCGCTCATGCGGCGAATCTAGCCGGACCCGGCGGGCGGCCGGAACCGCCGCGGCGATCTCCGGACGGCGGCCGATCTGCGAGACTGGCCGGGTGGAGAGTTCGGGAACTACCGGCACCGCCGCCGAGCGCGGCGCGTTTACGCGGGACACCAACTACATCGGCACCCGGATCACCGCCGACGGCCGCGACGGCTATCCGGTCGAACCGGGCCGGTACCGGCTGGTCGCGGCGCGGGCCTGCCCCTGGGCCAATCGGACCCTGATCGTCCGGCGGCTGCTCGGGCTGGAGGACGCGCTGTCGCTGGGCCTGTGCGGGCCGACGCACGATCAGCGCAGCTGGACCTTCGATTTGGACCCGGGCGAGGTCGATCCGGTGCTCGGCATCCACTTCCTGCGCGACGCGTATCTGGCCCGGTTCCCCGACTACCCGCGCGGAATCACCGTGCCCGCGATCGTCGACGTGCCGACCGGGCAGGTGGTCACCAACGACTACGCGCAGATGACCCTCGACTTCGCCACCGAATGGACCGCGCAGCACCGGCCCGGCGCGCCGGAGCTGTATCCGGACGCGCTGCGCGACGAGATCGACGAGGTGAACCGGCTGGTGTACAGCGAGGTCAACAATGGTGTCTACCGTTGTGGTTTCGCCAGTGGCCAGGACGCGTACGAGGCCGCGTACGACCGGCTGTTCACCGCGCTGGATCAGTTGTCGGAGCGGCTGTCCCGGCGACGCTATCTGGTCGGCGAGGCCGTCACCGAGGCGGATGTCCGGCTGTTCACCACGCTGGTCCGGTTCGACGCGGTGTATCACGGGCACTTCAAGTGCAATCGCGAGAAGCTCACCGAGCTGCCGGTGCTGTGGGCCTATGCGCGAGATCTGTTCCAGACACCCGGTTTCGGGGACACCGTCGACTTCGCGCAGATCAAACGGCACTACTACGTCGTGCATACGGGGATCAACCCGACGGGCATCGTGCCGAAGGGCCCCGATCTGTCCGGCTGGCACACCCCGCACGGCCGGGAGTCGTTGGGCGGCAGGCCCTTCGGCGACGGAACCCCGCCGGGCCCGCCGCCGGCGCCGGAGCTGGTCCCCGGCGAGTAGGCCGACGCCGAGCTCAGCCCTGGTCGCCGACGCCCGCGTAGGTACCGAAACTCCAGTACACGCCCTCCGGATCGCGGCAGGTGAATCCGCGGGAGCCGTAATCCTCGTCGCGCAGTTCGCGGGTGATGGTGGCACCAGCGGCCTTCGCGCGGGCGTACAGCGCGTCCGGATCGTCGATGACGATGTACACCGAGCCGGTGCCCGGCGGCAGCTGGTCCAGGGCCATCCCCTCGCGGACCGAGCCGAGCATGATGCCGCCCCCGGCCGGCCAGGACAGTTCGGCGTGGTCGACGGTGTCGCCGTCGCCGTAGCGGGCGCGTTCCACGAAGCCGAACGCGTTCTGCAGGAAGGCGATCGCGGCGGGCGCGTCGCGGTAGACGAAGGAGGGCCACAATGCGGTGGCCACGGTGGTGTGCTCGGTCATGGCGTCAGCCTCTCACCGGGTCGGGGTCGGGGTCTTGGACGAATGGGAAAACCTCCCGGGCCAGCCACTGCGACGGTGGCAGGCCCGCCATCTCGCGCCACTCCCGGGCCATGTGGGCCTGGTCGTAGTAGCCCGCCGCCGCGGCCACCGCCGCGACGGTGACCTCCGGCCGGCGCAGCAGGCGATGTGAGCGTTCGAAGCGGGTCAGGCGGTCCGCGTCCTTCGGTGTGATACCGAATTCGGCGCCGAACCGGATGGCGAGATTCCTTCTGCTCCAGCCGATTTCGTCGGCCACCGCGGCGACCGGATACGGCCGGGCCGGATCCGTGAGCAGGCGCCAGGCGCGGCGCAGGTTCGCGTCGAGTTCGATGTCGTCGACGCGGCGCAGCAGGATCTCGTCCAGGATCGCGAACCGCCGCGACCAGTCCGCGGTGGCCGCGAGCCGTTCCCGCAGTTCCGCCGCGCGCGGGCCGAGCAGATCGGCGAGATCGACCAGCCAGGAACCGAGTTCGGCGGCCGGCATCCCGAACAGGGCCCGCGAACCCAGCGGGGTCAGCGCCAGCTGCACACCGTGCTGCCGGCCGCGGTGTGCGATCAGCGCGGGCCGGGTGGTGAGGCCGCCGGCCAGTGCGTCCCAGCGGCCGCCGGGCTGGCCGGGATGCGGGGAGACCGGCAGTTCGATGGGCTCGTCGATGGTCACGATCACCGTCAGCGTGGTCGCCGGCATCCCGATGTGCACACCCGGCTCGAAGCCGTGCAGCAGGTACCCGTCGTAGCCGCGGATGTAGGGCCGCAGCCGCGGATGCGGGATTCCCTTCGCCCCATCGGACGTGCCGGTCACAGGTTCACCGTAGGCGGCCGTGGGCATCACGGAAAGTGTCGGCGGATCCCGATAGAGTTTCGGGAGCGCACCGCACGAGAGGGGTTGCCATGTTCAAGGCCGGCCTGGAGAAGGCCGTTGTGTCGGGGCTGGACAATGCGTCACAGCTACAGGCACCT
This DNA window, taken from Nocardia sp. BMG111209, encodes the following:
- a CDS encoding glutathione S-transferase family protein, whose product is MESSGTTGTAAERGAFTRDTNYIGTRITADGRDGYPVEPGRYRLVAARACPWANRTLIVRRLLGLEDALSLGLCGPTHDQRSWTFDLDPGEVDPVLGIHFLRDAYLARFPDYPRGITVPAIVDVPTGQVVTNDYAQMTLDFATEWTAQHRPGAPELYPDALRDEIDEVNRLVYSEVNNGVYRCGFASGQDAYEAAYDRLFTALDQLSERLSRRRYLVGEAVTEADVRLFTTLVRFDAVYHGHFKCNREKLTELPVLWAYARDLFQTPGFGDTVDFAQIKRHYYVVHTGINPTGIVPKGPDLSGWHTPHGRESLGGRPFGDGTPPGPPPAPELVPGE
- a CDS encoding VOC family protein: MTEHTTVATALWPSFVYRDAPAAIAFLQNAFGFVERARYGDGDTVDHAELSWPAGGGIMLGSVREGMALDQLPPGTGSVYIVIDDPDALYARAKAAGATITRELRDEDYGSRGFTCRDPEGVYWSFGTYAGVGDQG
- a CDS encoding helix-turn-helix domain-containing protein, which produces MPTAAYGEPVTGTSDGAKGIPHPRLRPYIRGYDGYLLHGFEPGVHIGMPATTLTVIVTIDEPIELPVSPHPGQPGGRWDALAGGLTTRPALIAHRGRQHGVQLALTPLGSRALFGMPAAELGSWLVDLADLLGPRAAELRERLAATADWSRRFAILDEILLRRVDDIELDANLRRAWRLLTDPARPYPVAAVADEIGWSRRNLAIRFGAEFGITPKDADRLTRFERSHRLLRRPEVTVAAVAAAAGYYDQAHMAREWREMAGLPPSQWLAREVFPFVQDPDPDPVRG